The following proteins come from a genomic window of Gimesia chilikensis:
- the bshB1 gene encoding bacillithiol biosynthesis deacetylase BshB1: MGSQLDVLVVAPHPDDAEISVGGTILACKAAGQRVGVVELTNGEPTPYGSPEIRAKETAASTEVLQLDWRENLQLPNRSLESSLTARRQLAEVFREQQPKVILAPYWEDVHPDHVAASHLVDAARFWSKLSKTDMSGERYWPPQIYYFWSIHLRIHPKPSFVFDISPHIEQKMQAVRCYESQMIQGRSEEHPTVLDDIKDRARYWGWTIHRAYGEPFASREEIGIQCFLPLSAAK; encoded by the coding sequence GTGGGTTCTCAATTAGATGTACTGGTCGTCGCCCCGCATCCCGATGATGCGGAAATCAGCGTGGGAGGCACTATTCTGGCTTGCAAAGCCGCGGGACAGCGAGTGGGCGTTGTGGAGTTAACCAATGGTGAGCCAACGCCTTACGGCAGTCCCGAGATCCGGGCGAAAGAGACCGCAGCTTCGACGGAGGTCCTGCAGCTGGACTGGCGGGAGAATCTGCAACTGCCGAACCGGAGTCTGGAATCGAGTCTGACGGCCCGCAGACAACTGGCCGAAGTCTTTCGCGAACAGCAGCCGAAAGTGATTCTCGCCCCCTATTGGGAAGACGTGCATCCCGACCACGTGGCCGCCAGCCATCTGGTGGATGCAGCCCGATTCTGGTCGAAACTCAGCAAAACCGATATGTCGGGCGAACGCTACTGGCCGCCCCAGATCTATTATTTCTGGAGCATTCACCTGCGAATTCATCCCAAGCCGAGTTTCGTGTTTGATATTTCACCGCATATCGAGCAGAAAATGCAGGCGGTTCGCTGCTATGAAAGCCAGATGATCCAGGGGCGTTCGGAAGAGCACCCGACAGTGCTGGATGACATCAAAGACCGGGCCCGTTACTGGGGCTGGACCATTCATCGCGCCTATGGTGAACCCTTTGCCAGTCGTGAAGAGATCGGAATTCAATGTTTTCTGCCATTATCGGCGGCGAAATGA
- a CDS encoding DUF1553 domain-containing protein yields MWNLYLRAISLAGILLLSAHAASAAPPADPSSQTNTPEIDFNRDIRPILSKNCFHCHGPDPETREAGLRLDERASAVMKLESDAHAIVPEDAAKSELFKRITSEDEYAVMPPPDVGEKLTDTQIAKIKAWIEQGAPYARHWSFIPPQRPALPEVKQQDWPANAIDRFILAQLEHAGLKPSPEADRYTLIRRLSFDLRGLPPTLAEVEQFVNDKSPDAYEKLVDRFLSDPAYGERWARKWLDLARYADSKGYGSDPLRMEIWRYRDWVINAFNQNMPFDQFTLEQLAGDMLPNPTLEQKVATAFHRNTMTNTEGGTDDEEFRVAAVRDRVDTTIQVWMGLTMGCAKCHTHKYDPITQKEYYQLYAIFNQTADNDQPTDAPTIAAPTSEMLKQTERIETQIATLNQKLKTPTNELAAAQQKWESTLHAKPDWQTLKPTSVTSTAKTTQFAIQDDGSILASGPAAKESYTIETEIDAPAFKALRLEVLPDKSLAASGPGRAKDGNFVLSNIKVEMQPIKGENKDAPAQGQFLRIEQQGKAKQFLSLAEVQVFQGDRNIASQGVATQSSTGYSAPAKLAIDGNTDGHFYNAKSTTHTNGEVQPWWELDLKSETPVERIQIWNRTDGSGDRLANFKVSLLDKDRKVIWQTIVAKAPNPSTTLSVSDRRVIPLKRALASHSQSGFPVSATLDPKSGNKTGWGIAPQFGKENSAYFFPDHGTAQPTGKQRLIVTLSHNYKDPQYALGHFRLLFTNDSQLEPRLKVPDEILAIVDTLSEARTPAQRDKLAAYYRGVAPLLKPTRDEIAKLQKAKPKYPQLPIMEELPADKQRKTHIMVRGSFLQPGDLVEPALLSSFNPAPQETPNNRIAVAKWLTDPANPLTARVAVNRYWSQLFGAGLVVTEEDFGTQGELPSHPQLLDWLATEFVENGWDMKALLKTIVMSNTYRQASTTEPIHIQKDPKNRLLSRGPRFRLSAEMIRDQALAVSGLLTKKLGGPSVYPVQPEGIWRAAFNGQRNWATSKDADRYRRGLYTFWRRTVPYPSMATFDAPSREICTIRRINTNTPLQAMITMNDPVFIEISQALARRLFDEGGTTTESRIKYGLQLCLLRPPQPEQVQPLLELYESEKAYYAAHPEEAKQLLENPLHPLPEKYNPAELAAWTVIANVLLNMDGVLTKG; encoded by the coding sequence ATGTGGAATCTCTACCTGAGAGCCATTTCTCTGGCAGGAATCCTCTTGCTCAGCGCGCACGCTGCGAGTGCCGCCCCCCCTGCGGATCCGTCCTCGCAGACCAACACACCCGAGATCGATTTCAATCGGGATATCCGACCGATCCTCTCCAAGAACTGCTTCCACTGTCACGGTCCCGATCCTGAAACCCGCGAAGCCGGCCTGCGACTGGATGAACGCGCTTCCGCCGTCATGAAACTCGAAAGCGACGCCCATGCGATCGTTCCGGAAGACGCCGCGAAAAGCGAACTCTTCAAGCGAATCACCTCCGAAGACGAATACGCGGTCATGCCGCCCCCCGATGTGGGTGAAAAACTGACCGACACCCAGATCGCGAAGATCAAAGCCTGGATCGAACAGGGGGCCCCCTATGCCCGGCACTGGTCGTTCATTCCGCCTCAGCGTCCTGCGCTTCCCGAAGTCAAACAGCAGGACTGGCCCGCGAATGCCATTGATCGCTTCATCCTTGCGCAGCTGGAACACGCGGGACTCAAGCCGAGCCCTGAAGCCGACCGCTACACACTGATTCGTCGCCTGAGCTTCGACCTGCGGGGCCTGCCTCCGACACTGGCCGAAGTCGAACAGTTCGTGAATGACAAATCTCCCGATGCCTACGAAAAACTGGTCGACCGCTTCTTAAGCGATCCCGCCTATGGAGAACGCTGGGCCCGCAAGTGGCTCGACCTGGCCCGCTATGCCGACTCAAAAGGCTACGGCTCCGATCCGCTGCGAATGGAGATCTGGCGTTACCGGGACTGGGTCATCAATGCGTTCAATCAGAACATGCCTTTCGATCAGTTCACCCTCGAACAGCTGGCCGGCGACATGCTCCCCAACCCGACACTCGAACAGAAAGTCGCGACCGCCTTCCATCGCAACACGATGACCAACACCGAAGGGGGCACCGACGACGAAGAATTCCGCGTCGCCGCCGTCCGGGACCGCGTCGATACCACGATCCAGGTCTGGATGGGGCTCACCATGGGTTGTGCCAAATGTCATACGCACAAATACGATCCGATCACGCAGAAGGAATACTATCAACTCTATGCGATTTTCAATCAGACTGCAGACAACGATCAACCGACCGATGCCCCTACCATCGCGGCTCCCACGTCGGAGATGCTCAAACAGACCGAGCGCATCGAAACCCAGATCGCGACACTCAACCAGAAACTCAAAACTCCTACCAATGAACTCGCAGCCGCACAGCAGAAGTGGGAAAGCACGCTGCACGCGAAACCCGACTGGCAGACATTGAAACCGACCAGCGTGACTTCAACAGCGAAGACGACGCAGTTCGCGATTCAGGACGACGGTTCGATTCTGGCCTCCGGTCCCGCAGCGAAAGAAAGCTACACGATCGAAACCGAGATCGATGCCCCCGCCTTCAAAGCACTGCGGCTCGAAGTTCTGCCGGACAAGAGCCTCGCGGCCAGTGGTCCGGGGCGGGCCAAAGACGGGAACTTCGTCCTGTCTAATATCAAAGTCGAGATGCAGCCGATCAAAGGCGAAAACAAAGACGCCCCCGCCCAGGGTCAATTCCTGCGGATTGAACAGCAGGGAAAAGCGAAACAGTTTCTCTCGCTGGCCGAGGTGCAGGTCTTCCAGGGAGACAGGAACATCGCCAGCCAGGGAGTCGCGACACAGTCGAGCACCGGCTACTCCGCTCCCGCGAAACTCGCCATCGATGGCAACACCGACGGCCACTTTTACAACGCGAAGTCCACAACGCATACCAACGGAGAAGTCCAACCCTGGTGGGAGCTGGACCTCAAATCAGAGACACCCGTCGAACGCATTCAGATCTGGAACCGCACCGATGGCTCGGGCGATCGGCTGGCGAACTTCAAAGTCAGCCTGCTCGATAAAGACCGCAAAGTGATCTGGCAAACCATTGTCGCGAAAGCACCGAATCCCAGTACCACGCTGTCCGTTTCGGATCGGCGGGTGATTCCTCTCAAGCGGGCCCTCGCTTCTCACTCGCAGTCCGGCTTCCCGGTGAGTGCAACGCTGGATCCCAAGAGCGGCAACAAAACGGGCTGGGGCATCGCTCCTCAGTTTGGTAAGGAGAACAGTGCCTACTTCTTTCCTGATCACGGAACCGCGCAGCCGACGGGCAAACAGCGACTGATTGTCACGCTGTCACACAATTACAAAGATCCCCAGTACGCCCTGGGACACTTCCGGCTGTTGTTCACGAATGATTCCCAGCTCGAGCCCCGGCTCAAGGTGCCCGATGAGATTCTGGCGATTGTCGATACCCTGTCAGAAGCCCGTACGCCGGCGCAGCGCGACAAGCTGGCCGCGTATTACCGTGGCGTCGCACCACTGCTCAAACCGACGCGGGACGAGATCGCCAAGCTGCAGAAGGCGAAACCGAAATACCCGCAGCTGCCCATCATGGAAGAGCTGCCGGCCGACAAGCAGCGAAAAACGCACATCATGGTGCGAGGCAGCTTCCTGCAGCCGGGCGACCTGGTCGAACCGGCACTCCTGAGTTCGTTCAACCCGGCTCCCCAGGAGACGCCTAACAACCGCATCGCGGTCGCGAAGTGGCTCACCGATCCAGCCAACCCACTGACCGCGCGGGTCGCCGTGAACCGTTACTGGTCGCAGCTGTTTGGAGCCGGTCTGGTCGTGACGGAAGAAGACTTCGGCACGCAGGGCGAGCTGCCCAGTCATCCGCAGCTGCTGGACTGGCTGGCAACCGAATTCGTTGAGAACGGCTGGGACATGAAAGCTCTGCTGAAAACAATCGTGATGTCCAACACCTATCGGCAGGCTTCGACCACAGAGCCGATTCACATTCAGAAAGATCCCAAGAACCGGCTGCTCTCCCGCGGACCGCGGTTTCGTCTGTCGGCGGAGATGATTCGCGACCAGGCACTGGCCGTCAGTGGTCTGCTGACGAAGAAGCTCGGCGGGCCGTCCGTCTATCCGGTGCAACCCGAGGGCATCTGGCGGGCCGCGTTCAACGGTCAGCGGAACTGGGCCACCAGCAAAGACGCCGATCGTTACCGCCGGGGTCTGTATACCTTCTGGCGGCGCACGGTCCCCTACCCTTCGATGGCAACCTTCGACGCCCCCAGCCGGGAGATCTGTACGATCCGCCGCATCAACACCAATACGCCGCTGCAGGCGATGATTACGATGAACGATCCCGTCTTTATCGAAATCTCGCAGGCCCTGGCTCGACGCCTGTTCGACGAAGGGGGAACGACAACGGAGTCCCGCATCAAGTATGGACTCCAGCTCTGTCTGCTCCGTCCGCCGCAACCCGAGCAGGTGCAGCCGCTGCTCGAACTTTATGAATCTGAAAAGGCCTACTATGCAGCCCATCCCGAGGAAGCGAAACAGCTCCTGGAGAACCCGCTGCATCCGCTGCCTGAAAAATATAACCCCGCAGAACTTGCAGCCTGGACCGTGATCGCCAACGTGCTGCTCAACATGGATGGCGTTCTCACGAAAGGATAG
- a CDS encoding DUF1501 domain-containing protein: MNLKQQQLQAVTRRHFLAQGSTGIGSIALGAMLAENNSAAANKPEQPDAPPFRLPAKAKHVIFLHMAGSPPQQELFDYKPELVKRNMQPCPDSFLKGRGFAFIKGHPKMLGTPYKFKQYGEGGTWMSELLPNFQKVADDVAVIKSMHTDQFNHAPAQLFLYTGAPRFGGASMGSWITYGLGSENKNLPGFMVLLSGGSDPSGGKSLWGSGFLPSVYQGVQCRTSGDPILYVSNPKGINREVRRRSLDALKKLNEFELKQFGNPETLTRINQYELAFRMQMSVPEAVDLTSETKATHELYGTTGGAPSFANNCLLARRMVERGVRFIQLFDYGWDMHGTSKGNDLITAVPNKAKDIDRPLYALITDLKQRGLLDETLIVWSGEFGRTSMNEARNGSTYLGRDHHPHCYTIWMAGGGIKGGVSYGETDELGYFVTEKKASVRDLQSTILHLTGLDARKLKVPYQGLDQRLIGPADEDHLLEGVLA; the protein is encoded by the coding sequence ATGAATTTGAAACAACAGCAACTGCAGGCGGTAACCCGCCGTCACTTTCTCGCCCAGGGGTCAACCGGCATCGGTTCGATCGCCCTCGGAGCGATGCTCGCGGAGAACAACAGTGCCGCCGCCAACAAACCGGAACAGCCGGACGCGCCGCCGTTTCGTCTGCCCGCGAAAGCCAAACATGTGATCTTCCTGCACATGGCCGGTTCGCCTCCGCAGCAGGAACTGTTTGACTATAAGCCGGAGCTGGTCAAACGCAATATGCAGCCCTGCCCCGATTCGTTCCTGAAGGGTCGCGGCTTCGCGTTCATCAAGGGACATCCCAAGATGCTGGGGACGCCCTACAAATTCAAACAGTACGGCGAGGGTGGCACCTGGATGAGCGAGCTGCTGCCGAATTTCCAGAAGGTCGCCGACGACGTGGCCGTCATCAAGTCGATGCATACCGATCAGTTCAACCACGCACCCGCCCAGCTGTTCCTGTATACCGGTGCCCCCCGTTTCGGCGGGGCCTCGATGGGGTCGTGGATCACCTACGGTCTCGGTTCGGAAAACAAAAACCTGCCCGGGTTCATGGTGCTGCTCAGCGGCGGCAGCGATCCGAGTGGGGGGAAGAGCCTGTGGGGGAGCGGCTTTCTGCCGTCCGTCTACCAGGGGGTGCAGTGCCGGACCAGCGGCGATCCGATTCTGTACGTCTCGAACCCGAAAGGGATCAACCGGGAGGTCCGTCGGCGGAGCCTGGATGCACTGAAGAAGCTGAATGAATTCGAGCTCAAGCAGTTCGGCAACCCGGAAACGCTGACCCGCATCAACCAGTACGAGCTCGCGTTTCGCATGCAGATGTCGGTTCCCGAAGCCGTCGATCTGACCAGCGAAACCAAAGCGACGCACGAACTCTACGGCACGACCGGCGGTGCGCCTTCGTTCGCGAACAACTGCCTGCTGGCCCGCCGAATGGTGGAACGGGGCGTGCGGTTCATCCAGCTGTTCGACTACGGCTGGGACATGCACGGCACGAGCAAGGGGAACGACCTGATCACCGCGGTGCCGAACAAAGCCAAAGACATCGACCGTCCGCTGTACGCGTTGATTACTGACCTCAAGCAGCGGGGCCTTTTGGATGAAACGCTGATCGTCTGGAGCGGCGAATTCGGCCGCACCTCGATGAACGAAGCCCGCAACGGTTCGACCTACCTGGGCCGCGACCACCACCCGCACTGCTACACCATCTGGATGGCCGGCGGCGGCATCAAAGGCGGCGTCTCCTACGGCGAAACCGACGAACTGGGCTACTTCGTCACCGAAAAGAAAGCCAGCGTCCGCGACCTGCAGTCAACAATCCTGCATCTGACCGGGTTGGATGCCCGCAAGCTGAAGGTGCCGTATCAGGGGTTAGATCAAAGACTGATTGGACCGGCGGATGAGGATCATTTGCTGGAAGGGGTGCTGGCTTGA
- a CDS encoding phospholipid scramblase-related protein: protein MHDVLNRNLYLVKEHVGMFKAANNFDIYDPETGEMILECRENNLGTFTKMLRFTDYKRMTPFDIQIRTPSGEKVIRISRGVSLFLSTVAVFDKNDTYIGGFKEKFFSIGGAFHVLGPDDSPLCELKGKWTGWNFHFMKDGVDFAHVSKKWSGMGKEFFTSADNYVLEMFDTIPQDNPLRQLIMAAVMCIDMVLKE, encoded by the coding sequence ATGCACGACGTATTGAATCGCAATTTGTATCTCGTCAAAGAACACGTGGGTATGTTCAAGGCGGCCAACAACTTTGATATATACGACCCGGAAACGGGTGAAATGATTCTGGAATGCCGCGAGAATAATCTGGGGACCTTCACGAAGATGCTCCGCTTCACAGACTATAAGCGGATGACGCCTTTCGATATTCAAATCCGCACGCCGTCGGGTGAGAAAGTCATTCGTATCTCGCGCGGAGTTTCACTCTTTCTATCCACCGTCGCCGTATTCGACAAAAACGACACGTACATCGGCGGCTTCAAAGAAAAGTTTTTCTCAATCGGCGGTGCATTTCATGTTTTAGGGCCGGATGACAGCCCCTTATGTGAGCTAAAAGGGAAATGGACCGGCTGGAACTTTCACTTTATGAAAGATGGCGTCGACTTCGCGCACGTCTCGAAAAAGTGGTCTGGGATGGGAAAGGAATTCTTCACCAGTGCCGACAACTATGTACTGGAAATGTTTGACACGATACCGCAGGACAATCCGCTGCGGCAATTGATTATGGCTGCGGTAATGTGCATCGACATGGTGCTGAAAGAGTAG
- a CDS encoding DUF1501 domain-containing protein, translated as MAAELGDFVTEKKASVRDLQSTILHLTGLDARKLKVPYQGLDQRLIGPADEDHLLEGVLA; from the coding sequence TTGGCTGCCGAACTCGGCGACTTCGTCACCGAAAAGAAAGCCAGCGTGCGGGACCTGCAGTCAACGATCCTGCATCTGACGGGTTTGGATGCCCGCAAGCTGAAGGTGCCGTACCAGGGGTTGGACCAACGGTTGATTGGCCCGGCGGATGAGGACCATTTGCTGGAGGGGGTATTGGCTTGA
- a CDS encoding formylglycine-generating enzyme family protein has protein sequence MTLVKIPAGEFLMGSPPTEKWRSDDEQQHRVRITKPFYMATTEVTQKQWNAVMGTEPWKDKNNIREGANFPAGFVNWNEATAFCRKLSQKEGRTYRLPTEAEWEYACRAGSTTKYCFGADDKHLGDYAWYDENTYDVDEYYAHQAGVKKANQFGLYDMHGNVFEWCRDWYDEDYYEKSPPADPQGPSAGAFPIFRGGSWYGFPRICRSAYRSGGPPGYRNFNVGFRVVCEQD, from the coding sequence ATGACGCTGGTAAAAATTCCTGCGGGTGAGTTTTTGATGGGGTCGCCTCCGACAGAAAAGTGGCGGAGCGATGACGAACAGCAACACCGCGTGCGAATCACCAAGCCGTTTTACATGGCGACAACCGAAGTTACCCAGAAACAATGGAACGCCGTAATGGGAACGGAGCCGTGGAAAGATAAAAACAACATCCGGGAGGGTGCCAACTTTCCAGCCGGTTTTGTGAATTGGAATGAAGCAACCGCATTCTGCCGCAAACTGAGTCAAAAGGAAGGTCGCACCTATCGCTTGCCGACCGAAGCAGAATGGGAATATGCGTGTCGAGCCGGCTCCACAACGAAATATTGTTTCGGGGCGGACGACAAGCACCTCGGAGATTATGCCTGGTATGATGAAAACACATACGATGTCGACGAGTATTACGCACATCAGGCAGGTGTGAAGAAAGCAAACCAGTTTGGTCTGTACGACATGCATGGAAACGTATTCGAGTGGTGTCGAGACTGGTATGATGAAGATTACTATGAAAAATCTCCGCCCGCAGATCCACAGGGGCCTTCCGCTGGCGCTTTCCCCATTTTCCGGGGCGGCTCCTGGTATGGTTTCCCGCGGATCTGCCGTTCTGCCTACCGCAGTGGAGGCCCACCCGGTTATCGAAACTTCAACGTGGGTTTTCGAGTCGTCTGTGAGCAGGATTAA